GACCGCGAAGAGAGGGGGACTGGCCAACCACTGATCCTCGTTTATCGCACGCGATGTGCCGGGATGAGTGGCGCCTCCAAAATCGACCTCAGGAAGGGTTTGTTCAGGCACCACAAACTCCTCGCCGTCGGTGTTCGAACCGCGGGAAAACTAGCCGGGGACCCAGGCGCATCGCCGCCAATCTCTGACTAACCCCCCAATCGGGGGAGGAAGCGACCCACACCCCGTTCGTCACACCCAGCCGTCCCGCTTGGCTTCCCGGACGATCGAGTGAGAGTTGGTAATGGTGCGTCCCAGCGCGAGGTACTTGTGGCGTACGGACTTCAGGTGTTCCTTGACCGTCGACGGCTCCACATGCATCCGGCGCGCGATCTGCTGCTGGGTCAGGCCGTCGTCCAGGCCGGACACCACCTCGCGTTCGCGCTGGGACAGGCGGGCAATGAGTTCGGGGTCGCTGACCAGTGCCTGCGCCAACGGGCTCGAGCACGCGAACTCGCCGTCGGCGACCGCACAGATCGAGTTGTAGAGCGAGTCCAGGCCGTCCGCCTTCAGGCTCAGCCCGGCGGCTCCGGCCGAGACCGCGTCGCGCAGCGGCACCGCGAGTTCGACCGAGGTATGCAGCAGGACCTTCGTGCCCCAGTCGACCAGGCGTTGAATCCACGGGGTGGACAACTCGTCGTCACGACCCAGATAGAGGTCCAAGACCACCACGTCCGGCACCTGGTCGTGCTCGAAGTCGATGTCCGCAACATGCAGGTGGGACCCGAGCAGGCGTAGGTGTTCGTGGGTGCCCACCAACCGTTCGACACCGTGCAGAAGTGCCGGGTGATTGTCCACGACACGCACGGTCACCTCGTCGTGGCGTACGGCGGTCTCGGGCACAAACCTGTTGTATGCCGCGGACCGCTTCATGCGACATCCCCCGATCAGGGCATTTCGTGCCAGAGCAGCACGGTGGAGAACTCGTCGGATTCGAGTTGACTGGGGCGCGGGAGCACCCGCAGGAGTTCGCCGATCTGCTCGGGATCCAGGCCGGGGTTGATCACCGCGCGCAGACCCCCGAGGTCACTCGGGGTGATGATGACGCGCTCGGCGTGCGCAACACAGAGCAGAAGGGTCGCGATCGTCCGGCTGGCCTGCTCGGCGTGGCCGTCGGCACCGGTGCCCGGTCGTACGTCGAGCCGGCCGCCGCGCCGACGGAAATCGTTGGCCAACCCGCGGAGTCGATCGTCGAAGACCTCGGGGACGTAGAGATCGTCTCGGGCAGAGGCTCCCAGCAGCGCCGCCTTCTCGCGTACGACCTCATCGATCGCGCCCGCACCTTCCCCGATGCTTCGCAGCCACGGAACGATCTCGCGTTCGGTCCGCGCGAGATGGCGTTCGCGAGCCGCCTGGAGCAACGTCACACGCGCCTCGTCGACCCGCGCCGCGGCCAGCGCGCGACGCTGATCGTTGACCCGTTCGTACGCCCACCTCAGCAGGAAGCCGAAGAGACCCCCGACGAGAGGGAAGGAATAGCTGTTCCAGGCTCCGGCGCTCTCCCACGCTGTGACGGTGGGGTCCCACCACGTCAGCAGCGCCGTGCCGACCGGCAGCGGAACCACCAGCCAGACGACCAGTCGAGGAGGCACGAAGAAGGCCAGGAGAGTCAGTACGGTCGCCACGAAGCCCACCTGCCAGGACCGAAAATCGGTGAGGGCGCCCTCCCCGTTGAGCCACACTCCCCACAGCGCCAGCGCCGGACACAGTTGGCTGATCAGGGCAAACTGCCACAGCCGCAAGGTGCCGCCGTCGGTGAGGCGCACGACCCAGATCATCGCCCCCGACAGCACCGCCACGATCCCGGTCTGGATCAGGATGTGCTCTCCGCTCGGGATGTGCCGGGCGGCGAGATAGAGCTGAGCCAGCAACACGATGACGCCGATGGACGGGATCGTGCGCGCGCTTCCGGAGGCGGCTCTGCTGCCTTCGAGCGCTTGGTCGAGCTCGGCTTGCAGCGACTGACGGCCGGGACTGGGCCACTGCAACCGCACCGTGGTTCCGCGCGGGCCGAAGTCGACCGTGCCGATGCCCCCGACATCCTCCAGCCGCTCGCGGATGGATGATCCGATTCCGAAGCCTTCGACCGCGTGCGCAGCGGAGGTGCCGCGATCTCGCACCTCCAGGCGTACGCCCCGTCCTCGCCGGTCGATGACTATCTCGGCCTCCCGCACCCCCGAGTGGCGCTGCACGTTGCGCAACGCCTCACCAGTCGCATCCGCCAAGGCGTCCACGACCGCCGCCGAGAGCACGACGGCCGCCTGGGGGGCCTGCTGGAACCGCACTGTCACGCTCAAACCGGGCATGTTCGCGATCAGGTCTGCGATCCGGGTTTCGAGTACGAGGAGCGTGGCGGTCATGGCGTCCCCATCACCTGCTCGACACTGATGACTGCGTCGCGGCAGGCCTTGCGTACGTGCTCCTCGTCGCCGGGGGTCGCCTCCACCACCGTCCGCAGAGCGGACAACACGTCGTCGTGCAGCACCCGGCGAACCTGTTGCTGGGCGCCGGCCACCAGCCGGAGTTCGAGCTCACCTCGCTCTGCCTCCATGGTCGCGAGGGCCAGGTCGTCGTGCAGTCTGGAATTGGCCCAGATCGACTCCAAGAGATAGCTCGACGCGACCAGGATCGCGGCCTGCAGCACGTGCAGATCCAGCGAATACATGCCCAACTCCGGCGAGCGCCAGAACGCGTACGCCAGCGAACCCCCGAGCAGTGACAAGCCCACCACCACTGCGGCGCGCTGGCGCAGCACGCACACCGAGGCGAGCAGGAAGTTGGTGATCATGATGCCGGTTCTGAAGGCGACCTTGTAACCGGCGGGTTCCGCCGCCAGCGAGACGACCGTGACCAGGCCGAAGCAGACGAGTTCGGGGATCCAGGCGCCGACCAGGACGCTGCGGCCCACTACCGCCAGCAGTCCGAGGCAGATCAGCGCCGTCACCCACCCGTGCAGGCCGTGGGTCATGTTGGAATCTGCGATCACGAAGGCAAGTAGGAGCACGGCTTCGATCGCGATCAGGATCGAGGTAACTCGGTGCAGGCCCTGGGTGCTTGGCCCATCGTTGTCCGTCCAACGGCCCCACGAAGTCACGTGAGCTATTTTCTGGATCCTCACCCCTTTGGGGGAGAATCCAGGATTTTCGTCGAGGTAATCCGGTGGCGCCATCGGCTCCGCATCGACTTTCATGTGCGGGTGGCCGACCCTGACCCGCGAGTGATTGATCCCGCGCAGATCTCCGTCCCCGCGCCGTACGCGGCTCGCGCCTTGACCGCCGTAGACGCCCAAGCCGTGTTCGAGGTGATAGCGGCCGACGAGTTCGACCAGATCGGTCGAGTTGCCATCGAGGTCGAGGACATCATCGGCGATTGGCAGCGGCCAAGCTTTTCCCTTGCCGACTCCACGATCGGGGTGTTCCTCGGGGACGAACTCGTCGGCTATGCCGAGCACTCGGGCCACGATCGGGGGGATGCGGCCGTACATCCTGCCCATCGGGGTCGCGGAATCGGCCGACAACTCGCCCTCTGGATGCAGAACAAGGCCCGCTCGCGTGGCGCGTCGGTGGTCGGGATGCCGGTGCCCGAGGGCGGAGTCGCGGACCGGGCGCTTGCCGACTGGGGGTACCGCGTCCGCTGGCACTCATGGATCCTTCAGTTGCCCGAGGGCGCGGAGATCGCGCCGCGTCCGCTGCCTGCCGGCTATGTCGCCCGTGCGGCGACCGAATCCGACTACGCGGCGATGCATGACGTCCTCGAAGACGCCTTCCTCGAATGGTCGGTTCGCGATCGGGAGTCGTACGCGGACTTCCTCGCGCGCACCGTCGACCGTCCCGGGAGGCAGCCGTGGATGCTGCGGGTGGTGACCGACACCGAGGGCGCCGTGGTTGCTGCTGCTTGTCTCGTCCTCAGCGACAACAAGGAGTGCTACGTCGACCGGCTCGCCACCCGCGCCGATCAGCGCAACCGCGGGATCGCGCAGGCGCTGCTGGCTGACTCGTTTGCGGCAGGTCGCCACAACGGTGCCCTGACGAGCGGGTTGTCGACGGATTCACGTACGGGTGCGCTCGGGCTCTATGAGAAGGTCGGGATGGTCGTGACCGACAACTGGGTCAATCGGGCCATCGAACTGTGACTCGCGGCTAGCCTGCGCGGGTGACTCGCCTGCTTCGCCTCGCGCTCCTCGCAGTCGTGGCGATCCTGGCCCTGGCCGCACCGGCGTACGCGCACGTCAACGTGATCTTCAGCGACCCGGCCCCCAACTCCGTGCTCACCACCTCGCCGACGTCGTTGCGGTTCGTCTTCGACGACGAGATCGCCGCGGCTGGCGCGTCCGTCCTGCTGACCGGACCCGGCGGTCGCGCGGTCACCACGTCGGCTGTTACCGACGGCGACGAACTCACCGCGACCCTCGACACCACACTCGACGAGGGCACTTGGCTGGCGCAGTGGCGCGTGGTGTCGTACGACGGCCACCCGCGCGCGGGCAACATCGCCTTCTCTGTCGGGAAGGTCACCGACACCCCCGATGCGTCGTCGCGCGACGGTGATCCGACCGTACGCCGACTGCTCGACGGCGTGACCGGGATCGGAGACCTCGCGTTGTTGCTCGCGTGTGGGCTGGTCGCGGTGGGGGTGCTGGTGCCGGGGTCGGCCACCTCTCGGGCAAGGTTGGCCACCTCTCGGGCAAGAACTGCGGCCATGGTCGGGTCTGTCGTCGCGGTGATGGCCGCCGCGGCCGCAGTTCCTTTGAGTGGGCTCTATCGCCTCGGCTTCCCACTCAGCCGGATCGGTGACGGCGCGGTGTGGTCGACGGCGCTGGTCGGCACCGAGATCGCCACGGTGCTCGTGCTCGCGGGCTCGTTGTCGGCGGCCCTGGTGGCGACCTCGACCGGCGACGGACCGCTGGCACTCTTCCCGGCCGCGATCGCCGTGTCGACTCCTGCCTGGTCGGGGCACAATCGGGCAGCCGATCCGGCGTGGCTGGCGACGTTCGCCACGGTCACCCACCTCGCTGCTGCCGCGATCTGGCTGGGTGGCGTCCTCGCGATCGTCTTGTGGTGGCGCGAAACCCGTGGCTCGACACCCCACAACGCGCGGCTCGACGTGGTGGGGCGATTCGGGTTCGTCGCCTCATGCGCGCTGATCGTGATCGCGCTGGAAGGAGGGCTGCTGGCCTGGCTCACCGTGGGGTCGTGGTCGAACCTGGTCGAGACGACGTACGGCCGCATCCTGTCGGTGAAGATCGCGGTCGTGCTCGCGGCGGTCGGGTGCGCCTGGTGGGTGCGGCGGGGTTTCGACGTTGCTCGACCGACCCGGGGTCTGCGCGCCGAACTCGCGCTCCTCTTCGTAGTGCCCCTGCTCGCTGGGTTCCTGGTTAATGAGCCGCCCGAGAAGCCGTACGACCAACCCGTGATCGCGACGCTGCGCTCGGCCGGTCCCCTGGCGATCGCGCCGGACGGCACGCTCCTGGCGCCAGCCTCCGAGTCCCCGCCGAGACTGACCGCCGACGGCCAGCGCATCAAGTTGTCGCGCGACTCGTCCGGCAACTGGCAGGGCAGAGTGCCCGACGACGCGACATCGGTCTCAATCGAGGGACGCTCCTTCCCGATCAAGGCACCCGAGGCCGGCCCGCCCCTCGACTTTGATCCGAAGCACTATCTGGTCCGCCGCGATCTCGCGCTGGCGTACCTGGGTTCGCCGCCGTGGGCTGAGCCCGGTGACTACTGGAGATTCCAGGTTGAACACGGAGCGCTTGTCAGCCGCCCAGCCAGCGTGCCCGGGAAGTGGCGACCCCGCGACGCGGGCGAGCCGACCACCGAGGCACGTGATTCCTTCGTACGGCTGTCCCTCGGCGGTGCCCTCAAGGCCGGCGTTGTCGACCTGCCGGTCACGATCACGGCAGCCGACGGCCGACCGATGCCTGAGTCGGTCAGGCTCCTGGGCGCGCTGTTCGTACGCACCGACGGGGAGGCCATCATGTTCGGCGCGGAGGGTGACGACCTCACTGGACGGCTCGACTCCCCCGGCGACGGACGGTTGTTCGTCTTCCTCGCTCTCGGCGCCCTGCAACACTCGCTGGCCTTGGACGTCGCGGCTGCCGAATAGGGGTGGTTTCGGAGTGGTTTCGAGACGCGCCTGCGGCGCTCCTCAACCACCGGGGGAGCTCTCCACCACCGGGTAGCGCAACGAGTGGTTTCGAGACGCCGCTTCGCGGCTCCTCAACCACCGGAAGGGGAGCTCAACCACCGGGGGAGTTGGCCGCCTCAGCCCTTCAAGTCCGGGAAGTCGCTGTCGCGGAACTCCTCGCCGCCCAACCCCAGATTGGCCGCACGCTGGGCGCTCTTGGCCAACTCCTGCTCGCGCGCACGCAACTCGACCCGGCGGATCTTGCCCGAGATCGTCTTGGGCAACTCGAAGAACTCGATCCGCCGCACTCGCTGCCAGGGCGCGAGGTGCTCGCGCGCGTACTTCAAGATCTCGAAGGCCACCTCGCGCGACGGCTCATAGCCCGGCGCGAGTGAGACGTACGCCTTGGGGATCGCCAGCCGCACCTCGTCAGGAGCAGGTACGACGGCCGCCTCCGCGACGGCCGGGTGCTCGATCAGCACCGACTCGAGTTCGAACGGACTGATCTTGTAGTCCGAGGCCTTGAACACGTCGTCGGTGCGCCCGACATAGGTGATGTAGCCGTTCTCGTCGCGCTCGGCCAGGTCGCCGGTGTGATAGAAA
The DNA window shown above is from Nocardioides sp. and carries:
- a CDS encoding response regulator transcription factor, with translation MKRSAAYNRFVPETAVRHDEVTVRVVDNHPALLHGVERLVGTHEHLRLLGSHLHVADIDFEHDQVPDVVVLDLYLGRDDELSTPWIQRLVDWGTKVLLHTSVELAVPLRDAVSAGAAGLSLKADGLDSLYNSICAVADGEFACSSPLAQALVSDPELIARLSQREREVVSGLDDGLTQQQIARRMHVEPSTVKEHLKSVRHKYLALGRTITNSHSIVREAKRDGWV
- a CDS encoding GNAT family N-acetyltransferase; amino-acid sequence: MADPDPRVIDPAQISVPAPYAARALTAVDAQAVFEVIAADEFDQIGRVAIEVEDIIGDWQRPSFSLADSTIGVFLGDELVGYAEHSGHDRGDAAVHPAHRGRGIGRQLALWMQNKARSRGASVVGMPVPEGGVADRALADWGYRVRWHSWILQLPEGAEIAPRPLPAGYVARAATESDYAAMHDVLEDAFLEWSVRDRESYADFLARTVDRPGRQPWMLRVVTDTEGAVVAAACLVLSDNKECYVDRLATRADQRNRGIAQALLADSFAAGRHNGALTSGLSTDSRTGALGLYEKVGMVVTDNWVNRAIEL
- a CDS encoding copper resistance protein CopC — protein: MTRLLRLALLAVVAILALAAPAYAHVNVIFSDPAPNSVLTTSPTSLRFVFDDEIAAAGASVLLTGPGGRAVTTSAVTDGDELTATLDTTLDEGTWLAQWRVVSYDGHPRAGNIAFSVGKVTDTPDASSRDGDPTVRRLLDGVTGIGDLALLLACGLVAVGVLVPGSATSRARLATSRARTAAMVGSVVAVMAAAAAVPLSGLYRLGFPLSRIGDGAVWSTALVGTEIATVLVLAGSLSAALVATSTGDGPLALFPAAIAVSTPAWSGHNRAADPAWLATFATVTHLAAAAIWLGGVLAIVLWWRETRGSTPHNARLDVVGRFGFVASCALIVIALEGGLLAWLTVGSWSNLVETTYGRILSVKIAVVLAAVGCAWWVRRGFDVARPTRGLRAELALLFVVPLLAGFLVNEPPEKPYDQPVIATLRSAGPLAIAPDGTLLAPASESPPRLTADGQRIKLSRDSSGNWQGRVPDDATSVSIEGRSFPIKAPEAGPPLDFDPKHYLVRRDLALAYLGSPPWAEPGDYWRFQVEHGALVSRPASVPGKWRPRDAGEPTTEARDSFVRLSLGGALKAGVVDLPVTITAADGRPMPESVRLLGALFVRTDGEAIMFGAEGDDLTGRLDSPGDGRLFVFLALGALQHSLALDVAAAE